The genomic DNA taaatatatatatataaatatatatataaaaatatatatacatatttatatatatatatttatatatatatatataaatatatatatttatataaatatatataaaatatatatatttatatatatatttatatataaatatatatactgtataacatttaaaatgttttatatattcttttttctttttcagtcaaATGATTGTAGATTTATATTTCAGCTCCAGGTTTTTTTGCTGCGCTttcattttttaacatttctgcAGGAAATATCTtgtagtttacacacacacaaatcaaaataaaataaaatttatttgtatagcccaatatcacaaattacacatttgtctcagtgtttacagactgtacaggatacgacaccctctgtccttacaccctctgtccttagaccctctgtccttagaccctctgtccttacaccctctgtccttagaccctctgtccttagaccctctgtccttagaccctctgtccttacaccctctgtccttagaccctctgtccttagaccctcatatcgcacaaggaaaaacttcctaaaagagactgaggagggatccctctcccaggacggacagacgtgcaatagatgtcgtgtgtacaggataaacaacatagtacaaatacaacatttgacagaaattatgttgtgttgaaaaagagaaagtttggatgaatccaggaaaatgtcagaaaggcttcccggtgtccagcaggaccagggcagcaggcgcagccacgattcatgatcctgacgtaaactttatcagtggcaacctgccacatgagagacagacactccggggatgataccccggatgatgagttagtaacatacatttacataaatgcatacagatagagagggagaagaagagagggaggggaggaagagaaggagagcagggaggtgtcccccggcagtctaagcctatagcagcataactaggggctgatccaaggcaagcctgagccagccctaactataagctttatcaaaaaggaaagtctttagcctgctcttaaatgtggagagggtgtctgcctcccgaacacaaactggaagctggttccactggagaggagcttgatagctgaaggctctggctcccattgtgctcttagagactctaggaaccacaagtaaccctgcagtctgggagagcaatgctctagttggtttataaggtactatgaggcacacacacacacatacacacacatacacacacacacacacacacacacacacacgcgcacacacagacacacacacacacgcacgttaaagtaaagtgtttggGGGGGGACATCAGGTGGAAGGTTCCTGCGGGTCCATCGGAGCTGTTTTATCGGCGGCGCTGGATCCCTCCGTGTGCGGCGCTCCGGGGCCGGTGGGCGGGGGGGGCGGCTGCGGGGGGGCTGCTGTCACACACTCGGCGGTGGAGCTGCACCAGCGTGGTCTTTGAGGGCATGGAGGGGGGGCCGTTCTCCGTCAGCTGTTGCTTGCAGTGGAACAGGACCAGGAAGCAGCGGTAGAACTGAGGAGCAGACCATAATATACACTTTTAATGCTGATGTGGGcgtctttatttttttccatcGTCTTTCCTTTTCcatctttaataaatattttgttttatttacctttAGTTATAAATATAGTCATATATCCTGTCtcagttattttatttacttctttATTCATTGTATCATTAATGTTCAATCATTAATTAAGTtatcttgttttaatttattctaaATATCTGAAGTTAtcttgtttgaatgttttctaaTCTTTGCTGTATTTGCTGTATTTGTCGCAGGTATCCTGATGATGATGTCTCTGTGTCGCGAGGTCAGCGTGTACGAGTTCCTGCCGTCGCTGCGCCGCTCCGACCTGTGTCACTACTATGAGCGGTACGAGGACGCGGCGTGCACGCTGGGCGCGTACCACCCGCTGCTGTTCGAGAAGCTGCTGATCCAGAGGATCAACGAGGGCGGCCGCGACGCGCTGCGCACGAAGGGCAAAGTGACGCTGAGGGGCTTCAGGACGCTGCGCTGCGGCTCCTGAAGCAGCGCGGGCTCATGGGAGTTGTAGTCTTCACCACCGCTCATGTCGTTGCAGTCAGTATTTAacaaatatttccaaaataggtatttattagaaaatgtaaaagacaaagaaagaaaacggaataaaacataagaaatatataaataaaataaaatctaacaAATAtcttaaatacatatatatttctattgaaataaattagattaattataataaatatatctatcaTAAAAggtaaacaaatgtaaacaagatTTCAAAATACAACTTACACACTTATAAGTAGGTATAGTAAATATCttgaatatatgtttataataaattaCAATAGGTAAAAAAGTTTGTTCAAttgaattaaacattaaagaatgaaaatgtaataaaaatcatcaaatacaacaaatctcttaaatatatatttataaaaacatgcagTCGATAAAGAAACAAGTTCCGATCAGGactgaaaacatttaacagttgaaaataataatatctaatatttttattatatattttttaggacgtaaaatctaatttattgCACAAAGGTTTAAGAAACTATTATATCATTTAATTTTTGACAAAATTCTTTAAAACAATCTGAGAAATGAAGTcaaaattatgatttttattattaaatctttcctgtttcctgttacTTCCACGAATaaacagacttttattttggaagtcTTCACCGTCACTATTTTCTCTCGAATGttaaaagtgttattttaaTAACTGATTTGAACAAAGCACAAACTCttttagtgaaaatgtttttactatTATTGATTCTGAAACTATCATAATTATCATTTTTCATTGTTTCCTGATCCGACGGTGCGTTCACTGTCCGCTCACACCCGCTGTATTTACGCCCGACGCCGTCTCACACGTTGCTTCACTGGGACTGAAAGGAGTTCATTGTTGACATTTAATgaggttgtttttgtgtcttggTGGATCCgctttatttatattctataaacCCTCGGGCCCCTAAATGCTTTAGAAAATATTTGAACCGCTGCCAAATTCAGGGTTCAAACCACTGAAACATTTTAAGTGTGCATGCTGTTTGtgcttattaataatattaatcagcaacagaaatgtgttaaatccacagttttatattttataacactcctgtaaaatgtgatttttgttaataaatgggttcaaaacaaacagaagtctGCTGCAGTTtatctgacatttattttataacatccatccatccatccatcgtctaccgcttatccgggatcgggtcgcgggggcagcagctccagtaaggaaccccaatcttcccttctccgggccacatcctccagctccgactgggggatcctgaggcgttcccaggccagtgaggagatataatctctccaccgagtcctgggtcttccccggggtctcctcccagctggacgtgcctggaacacctccctagggaggcgcccaggtggcatccttactagatgcccgaaccacctcaactggctcctttcaacgtaaaggagcagcggctctactccgagtctctcacggatggctgagcttctcaccctatctctaagggagacgccagccacccgtctgagaaaacccatttcggccgcttgtacccgtgatctcgttctttcggtcatgacccagccttcatgaccataggtgagggtaggaacgaagatcgaccggtatattgagagctttgccttctggctcagctctcttttcgtcacaacggtgcggtaaagtgactgcaacccctctcctccacgactacgcctcgatatcctatccatgaaaatcacgaacaggattggtgataaagcgcagccctggcggaggccaacattcacgggaaacgagtccgacttactgccgagtatccggacacaactctcgctttgggcgtacagggattggatggccctcaaaagtgaccccctcaccccatactcccgcagcacctcccacagtatcacccgggggacccggtcatacgccttctccagatccacaaaacacatgtagaccggatgggcgtactcccaggccccctccaggatccttgcaagagtaaagagttggtctgttgttccacgaccaggacggaatccgcattgttcctcttcaatcagaggttcgactaccggccgaaccctcctttccagtaccttggagtagactttaccagggaggctgagaagtgtgatacccctgtagttggcacacactctctggtccccctttttaaataggggaaccaccaccccggtctgccaacccctaggcactgtcccagacttccacgcaatgttgacgaggcgtgtcaaccaagacagcccctcaacacccaaagccttcagcatttctggacggatctcatcaacccctgcggctttgccactgtggagttgtttgactacctcagtgacttccatcagggaaattgacgatgatcccccatcagcttccagctctgcctctaccatagagggcgtgttagtcggattcaggagttcctcaaagtgctccttccagcggccgataaccttctcagttgaagtcagcagggtcccacccttgctgtacacagcttggatggttcctcgcttccccctcctgaggtgccggatggttttccagaagcaccttggtgctgaccgaaagtccttctccatagcttctccgaacttctcccacacccgctgctttgcctctgacacggcagaagctgccgcccttctagtccttcgataccctgcaactgtttccggagtcctcccggataacataacccggaaggactccttcttcagtcggacggcttccctgaccaccggggtccaccacggtgttcgagggttaccgccccttgaggcacctaagaccttgagaccacagctcatcaccgcagcttcagctttattttataacagcattttataattatattcttattttaatttgtaattctttcattttatttagattttctcCTCATTTCGTCAACACTGGTAGTACATTTTGATCTATAACATTTAAATCTTGGTtaatctgaaatgtatttttactttagtttcttgctaaaacactttattatttatattatttattttgaagagttcacaggaagaaatgtttttctttagttttggatacaaataaaatgtatttttacttttctttcagttttttgttaaatttcagtttttttcttattattaattaaagttgtatgaatgtattaatatttccCCATCACCTGCCTGTGCTGCTCAACACTGACCTGTTTGTTCATGAGGATGTAGATGACGGGATTAATGACGGTGCTGCTCTTGGCGAGGATCGACGGGACAACGGCGGCGATGGGGCTGATGACTCCCGGCCGGCCGAAGGTGGCCATCATGGCGATGATGCCATACGGCATCCAGCAGAGCAGGTAGCACACCACCGTGGTGACGACCATGAACAGGATGTGGAACTCCCTGCGTCGAGCCGTCGTCCGCCTGATGTGACCCACCTGACAGACACGACACAGGTGAGAAACTCCCAGCACCACCTGACGCACTTTTATTTGGGAAATTTGCCTCACCTCTCGAATAtctaaatatttaatatctAATGTTTCTTATGGATCAGCGGAGGTTGAAGAAGATgtttcaataaatgtaaaatacaacaaagtaaaagtacttgagtattttaaagtattttaaagtttcacattattttgttaaagaaatacaaactttttatttttgcagtatTCGTtcagtaaaaactaaaatatttactaaaaataatacacataaaataaataaaatataaatacaataatacacataaaataaataaaatataaatacaataatacacataaaataaataaaatacacataaaataaatccaatacACATAAATAGAAAATCAGTGACCTGTTTGACGGCGTACAGCAGGCGCCCGTAGCAGTACACCATGACGAGCACGGGGAGGCCGAGGCAGAACACGAACAGGCAGATGATGTACGCGTGAGACCCAGACGTCCGCTGCGTCCACGTCACCGAGCAACTCGTCCCGGCGCCCTCCAGCCCGTAGCTGCTCCAGCCCAGCAGGGGGGGCACCGTCCAGGCCACCGAGTACAGCCACGTCCCTCCCACCGCCAGCAGCGGCTTCCTGTAGTCCGACACACGCTTGTTGTACACCATCAGCGTGCTGTAGCGGTCGTAGGACAGGACGGCGAGGGACACCAGAGACACGATGCCTGAAggacgcacacagaaacacaacaaaaacattaaaaacacaacaaaaacattaaaaacacaataaaaacattaaaaacacaacaataatcatttataaataactactgaagaataaaatgatattattaaaaataaaacaaatactaaaCTACAAGAAAACAAAGTTTAGCTCTCAGtgacttttaatgttttattcaaataataacTAACTTAAATATGAACAgtcacattatttttattattgtgggACAGACTGAACCCCCTGACCCAGATTACACTAacctgcccccccctcccccccctgaTCTGCCTCACTGGGTCTCAGGAATCACGTGCAGGTGCTCTCACAGGGTTGACACACaaaacatcagagtcacgttaTAACCAGGAAAATAACGGGGGACGGGAGAGGGGAGACGGGAGAGGGGAGACGGGAGAGGGGAGACgggagaggggagaagggaGACGGGAGAGGGGAGACGGGAGAGGGGAGACGGAGACGGGAGAGGGGAGacgggagaggggagaggggagacgGGAGACGGGAGACGGGAGACGGGAGACGGGAGAGGggatactttatactttatactttatactttatactttatactttatattttatactttatattttatattttatattttgtattttatactttatattttatattttatactttatactttatattttatattttatattttatattttatactttatattttatattttatactttatacgttatattttatattttatactttatattttatactttatattttataatttatactttatattttatactttatattttatactttatattttataatttatactttatattttatactttatattttatattttatactttatactttatactttatactttatattttatactttatacgttatattttatattttatactttatatttcatacgttatattttatattttatattttatactttatattttatattttatattttataatttatattttatactttatactttatacgttatattttatattttatactttatattttatacgttatattttatattttatattttatactttatattttatattttatattttataatttatattttatactttatactttatactttatattttatattttatactttatattttatattttataatttatattttatactttatactttatattttatattttataatttatattttataatttatactttatattttatattttatattttataatttatactttatattttatacgttatattttatactttatactttatattttatattttatactttatactttatactttatattttatattttatactttatattttataatttatactttatattttatattttatattttataatttatactttatattttatacgttatattttatactttatactttatattttatattttttactttataatttatactttatactttatactttatattttataatttatactttatattttatacgttatattttatactttatactttatactttatattttatactttatactttatactttatattttatattttatattttatactttatatttaatactttatattttatactttatattttatactttatattttatatttaatactttatattttatactttatattttatattttatactttatattttatacttgaGTTTATGAACATTAAGTTTTCATGTTAACCCTCCTGATTAAATTaatctaatgtttttattattattaaacatttaactgtTCTCAATTAAACTAATTGAGAACTTTTGTTTCTGCAGTCCGAAGTTTGAAGCAGAGCGAAGTGAAAGCTAGTTTTACtgcagtgtgtatatatttgtttatttatatatatatatatatatatatatatatatatatatataatgtatatatgtaaataatatataatatatatataattaatatatatatatatatataatgtatatatgtaaatatataatatatatatattaatatacatatatatatatatatatatatatatatataaatatatatatataattaatatataatatataatgtatatatatatattgatatcatCTGTTAGTCGAGGGTCTGCTCACCGAAGCAGGAGTTGATGAATCCGTACCACATGCAGCCGTGGCGGCCGTACAGCCAGCGGCAGCGCAGGCTGGACGCGAAGCTGAGCGTCGTGCCGCACACGCAGACCAGCATGTCGCTGACGCTGATGTTGAGCAGCAGCATGTTGACGGGGGTGCGCAGCGTCTTAAAGCGGCAgaacagaaccagaaccagcagGTTGTTCAGGAATCCAAACACCATGATGGAGCCCAGGAACACCGACATTACGCGGTGGCCGCTGCGCGACAACCGCTCGAGCGGCGTGTCGCTCCAGTCCCGTTCCGGAGACGTCAGGTTGATGTCGCTCAGCTCGGAGAACATGGCACGTCTGTGCGCAAAGGTGGAGGCGCGTCTATGCGTAAAGGTGGAGGCGCTCGGGTTTACTCACGGCGCGCTCCTCTTTGCTAAAATAACAACGTGTTGCTTTCACATGCTGCAGACTCAAACTACTGGAGGCGAAGTGTCCTGCAGCGCCGCGCCGCCGCCCGTTCCTCCCGCTGCTGTTCGCTCCATCCTCCACTCCGCCGCAGCAGCGGCACCGCGCCGCGGGGACCGCACACCGGGAGAAGTAAAAGATCAATAATCCGGGATGAGCTTCTTCTTGTGTCCTCCGGGGATAATGATACGCGttcactcttcttcacttcccAAATGTGCGGCTCTCCGCGTGCAGCCGAACTGACGCTCCGCTCCTCGCGCTCCGCCATAAGTACTCGGACCGGCTGAGCACGTGACTCAACCCAAAACATTGGCGCTGTTTTGAGATCTCAGCTGATCAGTCAACACATGCGGAGTTCAGAGACCCGGAACGATCGGAAATACCAGCTACAGAATTACAtctggaagagaaagaaaatgtgatcaaataataaatacatgtagagatataaagataaataaataaaactataaataatgtggaaatataaatagGACCGAATTATAGAATTAATTAGTAAATGAATGGTGAAGGAGAAGAAACAACATGGCCGACGACCCCGAGGAGCTCCATCTGGAGACGCAGCTGACCCCCCCAGCAtcagaatgtatttattatttacatgttttattaatttaaagtatttagaccctttacttcagtaaaagtagaaCAACAGTGTAGAAAAGTAAAGTGCAGCAGGTTTaataacaaatgtacttttattcaagttttattctttattaggaatcctttttattattatgattattttattatgttttatttacatcctttactTCAGGAAAGGTGCAGCTAAAAGTTAATAACTCGTTTGAttgataacaacaacaataataacaacaataataataacaacaataataacaacaacaacaataataacagcaacaataataataacaacaacaacaataatacagcaacaataataataacaacaactatAATAAtagacaataataaaataacaataataataacaataacaataataataacaactataataataataacaataataataacaataataacaataacaacaatataacaacaacaataataattaataacaataataataacaacaacaataataataacactataatatataacataataataataataacaataataacaataacaacaataataacaacaacaataataataaataatgataataataataacaataataataataataacaacaacaacaataataataatcataataacaataataataatgaataataataataataataataacataataacaataacaacaacaataataataataatgataataataataatataataataacaataataataataataacaacaacaaccataataataatcataataacaataataataatgataataataataataataataataataataataataataataacaataataataatgataataataataataataataataataataataataataacaacaataataataatcataataacaataataataatcataataataataataacaataataataataataataataacaacaacaacaacaataataatcataataacaataataataatgataataataataataataatagtagttgTAACTGTCTTCACGTTTTCCCTGTTTAAGTATTCGGGTTGCACTTTAATTGTGGTTCCTACCTTTAAGGTACAAATTCATAGAGGCGGAGCTAATCTGCGGTGTTTGTGTGACACGGTTTGTTGCTCCAGACCAGCAGCCTACGAGGtatgtttgtataatgtttgAGCAACTGCGTTTGAGTtgaatgttgtgtgtatatgaatgctACATGCCACGTGCTACATGATTGTATGTGTTAGCTTGTGCTAAGTGTTAGATGTGTTCCTGTATGTGTGATTTAGCGGCATTGATATCTATTTCATATGcgtacatatttattattgttcacttctatgttttctgttttaacccagTTCTCACGGGTTGACTAGGATGTTacagggcctacgaaatgatctgtcttcagtgttattgggctggtatatgatagaggccgccagtgttcgtctgcgttacagccgccgctagtgttcgtctgcgttacagccgccagtgttcgtctgcgttacagccgccagtgttcgtctgcgttacagccgccagtgttcgtctgcgttacagccgccgccagtgttcgtctgcgttacagccgccagtgttcgtctgcgttacagccgccagtgttcgtctgcgttacaggcgccgccagtgttcgtctgcgttacagccgccagtgttcgtctgagttacagccgccgccagtgttcgtctgcgttacagccgccgccagtgttcgtctgcgttgaagcagcaaagactgctgtcaattattaggagaaagaacggacaacaatcgatcgtcatgGATacttgtgaagcgatgtgttgtgtggggacgtggggccgtctccagctttctgtggccaaaagaggataaaatgttgcgtttatggacaagacaagtgcgtcgatgaaaccgatgatttgtgcactttgagagatcgtgtttccaACAAactgctcgccaaggaaatgagattcaaaaagaatttaaaactgaacgcagatgctgtgcctacaatactgcagagaccccagccagcacaagccagcacgccgactcaaacacgtccgtcggtgcagagtcctccaccagagagacgaCGCAATGCATTCTccagaagggagagagcgaaggtaagccgtgctacttgtttactgtatttattgtttcaagcataaagccatcatcgctctagacctactgtatgtaacgagtttacaccaggccctagctgatattgttattgtttgtagtattaaaactaaagctaattacacttcattagcttaattaagaatagattcaatgtttataacaggcttccccattttattctgtagtttgagtaaaagcgtgagtctatttaacgtttaacgatcaccctattattatagaggtgttgaaacattggtgaatgaagccactgacagaactgaggacacctgtatgatcagcgaccatctattggacgtccacactggggagggagctgtgtgtacagcagtaagtatacagactgtacgtcagcTGTACATTACAGGTGTAGTACCAgaagacctgcacatgacgtgttaaacacacaatcaccacatgcatgtacataattcatatgtttgtttaatttgatataatttctctctcaatcacttcaaccacatcttttattatgaatgttattagatatgttctttacgcacacatgtataaacataaacatgcaatacaggttcaagctggtttgaaagatttattagtaaagttgtgttttgtacatttcagacatgtcagaaaggaattttgttattgactctaataaagtgctgatacttgaacgacgtgtagttgtcaaatggaaacgtagcacagatcttttgaatggcacatgatggcagtctgtggttcttaccaagtattccccggcagaatctcaccggcggtatgccacatagtgatacattctgtaacaagataatacatgtcaatggtaatcacttccaccttatttatctgtgtattctgtgactgtgccagagtgaccattcgactccccataaatacaaagtttctgagctctacacatcacacaagtaacttcctcattacgtggctcaTCACCTGCtcgttgtctgtccctcttcacatacctgtggtaggctgtctgcaacacccaaacatccagacactttgacttgagtcctgggtgatctgttctgcaggttgtttgcaccatgtccctcacattcattgagttcctccatgacatccttttcttggcagcagctcttcaattgcttccataattgtacagttctCACATgaacacctaaatgtacaaaagaagagtggtgaggacatgtacacaatatgcaatatccagaaaagggccaatattaacgtcttcttaatgtcatactatttatatgcctgtgtttgactcGTAAGCACTacaggtgagacggtcagtacacagactatactttataaaccagcgctgtcctccggtctgtttgttagctcatagctaatgctttatatacagctcgtaatataggacatatcagacacaacgatagaacctcaaccgcagaaacttcgagagagaatcaagttatcaagctttacagacgtcgatgtgtccaagtagagaagtgattgaatatttagcgatcgagcaatttgcggacaactagtcgagttcataacaattcaaggaaaccaagctatcgatagcttgtgatctatttacgatcga from Cottoperca gobio unplaced genomic scaffold, fCotGob3.1 fCotGob3_230arrow_ctg1, whole genome shotgun sequence includes the following:
- the LOC115004958 gene encoding opsin-3-like gives rise to the protein MFSELSDINLTSPERDWSDTPLERLSRSGHRVMSVFLGSIMVFGFLNNLLVLVLFCRFKTLRTPVNMLLLNISVSDMLVCVCGTTLSFASSLRCRWLYGRHGCMWYGFINSCFGIVSLVSLAVLSYDRYSTLMVYNKRVSDYRKPLLAVGGTWLYSVAWTVPPLLGWSSYGLEGAGTSCSVTWTQRTSGSHAYIICLFVFCLGLPVLVMVYCYGRLLYAVKQVGHIRRTTARRREFHILFMVVTTVVCYLLCWMPYGIIAMMATFGRPGVISPIAAVVPSILAKSSTVINPVIYILMNKQFYRCFLVLFHCKQQLTENGPPSMPSKTTLVQLHRRVCDSSPPAAAPPAHRPRSAAHGGIQRRR